The Paracoccus liaowanqingii DNA segment AGGGGGAAGGGTGCGCCGCCCTTGTCGCCGGTCCAGGGCTTGCGCCATGCCGGGGTGCCGGACTCGATGCTGGCGATGATGCTGTCGGTCACGTGCTGATATAGATCGAACGCTTTGGCCATGTGGCTTTCCTTCTCTTGCAGCGGTCCCGCCCGGTCTCTGTGCCGTGGTCGGGTGCCCAAAATGGGCGGGGTTTCTGGCGAGGAAGCGCGAAGCGCGCCCCTCTCCTGAAACCTTGCCTCCCGGCGAGGGCAGGGGGGGACCGCCGCAATGAGAAAATCAAACAGGCAAGGGGGTGGTGCGGCCCGCAGCCGAAGGCGAGGACACGGCCCCGCAGGATGTGCAGTATTTTCTTGTTGCGGTGGGGGGCTTGCGGCCCCCTAACGGACAGGCGCGAAGCGACTGGCCCAACAAAGGCAGGGGGCGTTTGGCTTGCCCAAATCCCCCTGCGTCACGATCACCGCGCCTGCGCGGGGATCTCGGTATTCTTTATAGAGAAGGGTAGTGGTCTGCTGCATCAGCTGCCCCAGGCCGCACCCGGTTGCCCACAGGCCCTTGATCCGTGCCGTCTCGCGCGGGCCTGCTCCGGTCCCGCGCCTTCACTCCCAAGGTCGTTCCGACGCACAACTGGACAACCGGGTGCCCGCCTCGCGTCAGCGGTCCCGCCCGTCAGGGACGAGATGGGCAGGGCAGGGGGCCCAGAACCGGTGTGCGAGGGGATGGCTTGGGACAAGACATTCAACCGTGCAGCGCAGCCGGGCGCTTCGCCCTGACCCGCTCGGGTGGAGGCCGGCACAGCCGGCCGGAACCGGGGGGCGCGGCCCGAAGGCGACGCCCTCTTGACAAGTGTATATTCTTTTCGTATATACATTGTACGGGCCGAAGTGCAACCTGTTTATACATTGTACGGGCCGAAGTGCAACCTGTTAGTGTAGTCCATTCCGAAGGAGCCTGAATGATCCACTTTATTTTAACTCGGAAGAGCTATGCATCGGTACGAATGGGACGAGAACAAGCGTCGTCTAACGCTTGAAAAGCACAAGATTGACTTCATTGATGCTGCTGAAGTGTTCGCGTCGGTATATCTGAAGATTGCTGGTCGCTCTGAAAGCGAACTACGCTTTATTGCGGTTGGGGAAATCAATGGGATCCATATCGCGGTAGTTTTCACTGAGCGTGAAGATGTTATCCGCATAATTACAGCCCGAAGGGCCAGATTAAATGAAAGAGAAGCTTACATCGAGCATGTCGCTGGAA contains these protein-coding regions:
- a CDS encoding BrnT family toxin, with translation MHRYEWDENKRRLTLEKHKIDFIDAAEVFASVYLKIAGRSESELRFIAVGEINGIHIAVVFTEREDVIRIITARRARLNEREAYIEHVAGRSEETSQ